Within Sander lucioperca isolate FBNREF2018 chromosome 22, SLUC_FBN_1.2, whole genome shotgun sequence, the genomic segment GTTGGGACTGTGGCTGGGTCTGAAGCTTGGGACTTCTCTGTGATGGGGAGAGTATCTGTGGGCTGTTGGTTATTTGGGGCTGGGCTTGGGGCTGGATCTGGTTGATGAGATGGGTTTGGGTCTGGAGCTGGAGCGGCTTGACAGAAGAAACAGTCACATCCTCCAACTTGACCACTGTTTGCAGGGGAGAGAGAGTCTGCGAGCCCAGGATACAGTTGGGGATTGCAGCTGTAGTGGATGAACAGTTCGACAGGACTGCACCCTCCATTTTTATTACGTTCGAGTTCAGGACGGTGGGAACAGGATTCATGGCAGGTACAGAAGTGAGTTTGGGAGACACAGAGGCAGAGTCAGCGGTGCAGCCACCCTGGCCTCTCTTCTCCACCTCCAGCTGCAtcttcagctcctccaccaACCTCTGCTCCTGCTCCAGCTTCCTCATCAACTCCACTATCTGCTGCTCCTTCTCATGGAGCCGCCTGTCCTTTTCCTCCGGGACGTGGAAAGACGGGAGAGGTGCATCCTGCTGGAGGGTGGAGCGATCAGTGGGAATGGGTGAGACCGGCGGTGTGGGGTTAATGCTCTCTGGAGCAACTTGCTGGACTGGAAAAACTATAGCGGGAGTTGTAGTGGTGGTGGTGACCTCCATGGGCATGGAGGAGAAGGTAGTGGTGGTAGGAGCAGAGGTGCAGTGATTGTCCTGGTAAGGCTTCAGTTTTTCAATGAGATCGGTCTTTGTTCCTGACACAGGGAGGCCACGCAGCTTTAGCTCCAGTTTTAGTTCAGCCacctacaaaaatacaaatattatcATGTCATCAATTCTGGACTAGTGCCAGAGGAAGAGTGCAACtgattttaaaggaatagttcaacaatttggtgtttttttgtcCAGAGTTAGATGAGGAAATTAATGCCACTCTCATATCGGTTTGGTAATTATGATTAGCAGCCAGTTGCCGATTAGCTTAGCACACACACTGGAAGCAGggaaaaacagctagcctggctctgtgcatagttttttttaaatctgccaTCCAGCACCTCTGAATTTCACCTTTTACTACGACTATTTCTTGACTGGGCCGGTCACTTCCTGGAGTGTAATCAGTGGAGCAACcaccacaaaaaaagaaattaacaaATGTTAAGTCTGTGCCCTCAGGTTGTCATTGCTTTATGAAACGTTTAAATGACTAGACAAAACCTTGATAGATCTGTATGTGGGGTTATCAGATTTCTATAAAAAACATTGCTGTACATGTGTAATATCTCGACTCGTTCAGTTTCAACAGCTAAGTGGGCCCAAGGAAGGGTAATTTCTCCCTTTAGGCTACAATTTTATCTTTGATTTCTAAGCTGCTGGTGGTGAGCGGTTTGCCGGTACAAGTGGGTTTCCAAATACCTTCATCTCCTCCAGGTTGGCAGGCAACACTCCTGGTTTGCGGTGTGAGAGCGAGTTGTTTGGACGAACCGGAGCCGGAGTCacgggtggaggtggaggagcgGTGGGCAAAGACACCACGATGGAGGTTGGCAGGCTGCCGGCGCTGCTGCTCTGACCCTCGGCCACAGGCCTACAGtgagaaagagacacaaaaacatgaggtCATTGTTACTTCAGGAAATAATTCACACTACTTCCGCATCACATGAataagaaacagaaaaagaggaaaagaaggTGGGAGAAAGAGGGAAGGTGGACAAAGGAGTATTATTGGAGAGACCAttgaagagggagagaaagggaggaaacCGAGAGAGGAAATCTGTTCTCAATATGAGCAGACCATCCATCCTGTGCCCTGCGCCTCACTAACAAAGCCAGTCAACCAAACCACAGTGCAGTAGTTCAAAGGGAGCTTGGCCATGCTGCCGCTGCGAGGACGGTTATGAAGACAGCAGTTGGTGAAACAACATCCTGTTCCTTATTGATATGATTAGATGCAGAGTTGTTATTGGAAACTAGCTAATGGCCCTCTGGGTCATTAAAAACAACTATATTTGGCTTGCTTTCAGGCGTTTAGATTTAGAGTTATGAAGGCAAGCCAAACCAGAAATCAAACAATACAATTACGATATCTTTTCGCATTAGTTTTAATGTGTTATATACGTACTTAAGTGGTGCTGGTAATATAGTCTGGTAGTtgtagtgctgctgctgctggctaagGATCTGTAGCTGGAGGAACAACTGCTGTTGCTGCAGCAGTCGGGCATAAGACGAGTCCATGGGTGCTTCACTGGCCTCCTGCTTCTGGTCTGGGGGAACATACTGGTGGTACTTGAGCTTTTTCACCCTGGACTTGGGCTCTTTGCCCTTCTTACTGCGGCTCTTCTCTGAGGGAGGCTTCTGCTGGCTTTGCTGTAGTAGGAGGAAACAGGGAAAACATATGGTTTGTCCAGCAGCATTCAAATGTTACAGTAAGAGGTTGTATTATATTTAGAGGTGGAAAAAAATGCTCTTACTTTCACCAGTGTTGGGCCTGGTTTGGAATGAGCAGCTGTGGTGAATGGCTGCGCAGGAGTAGACATCGCTTTCATAAAGTCTGTTGCTGCTTGTGAAGCAACTGGGAAGGCCTGaagaaacataacaaaaagATACATAACTGCAAAGCAAACACTGGACTTCTTATAAACGCTGTTAAGTCCATTATCAATGTCATTGATTTACAAAAACATGGGGCTATTAGGCCAGGCATACACAAACAGCAGTACTACTAGTCCTGTATCTGACCTGCAGCATGGTGGTGGGTATtggtggaggtggtggtggtggtgctggGGCTGGAGAGGGCATCTCTGGCACTTTGCTCTCCACGGGAGAGGGGACAGAATTCTGAGActcctggctggctggctgctctGGGGACAGGGCATCGCTGCTGTCTTCATCCAACACTTTGGGATAATTCACCTGACCCACTAAGAGACAACAACAAAGTCCAGCATTCAATCACTCAATGTTTCTTGTATCTCTTTGCCAGTAATACACACCTTTTATCATTATTTCTCTCCAATTCCCTGCATGGTCGATCAAACAATGACTTCTTCTGCTGACAGGTTTCATTAAGGCAGGGAATGCTCTAAAAACACAGGCTGTCTAATATGGCAATATTTTCCGTTTTATCATCACTACTGTCCCGTCTCTCACCGATGATGGCCTGTTTAACGCTGGAATCCACAGGCAGGATGTTTTTCTCCACCAGCTCCATGGGGCCGGGTCTCTGGGCTAACATCTCGTTCAGGTTGTCGGCCAGCCGGGCCCTCTTCAGTCTCATCTGGGTGGCCTGTAGTGAGGGTTCTGCTCCGGTCTCTGAGGAAAAGACACAAATACCACACATAGAAGTCATACTGTATACCGTCAGCTTGTAGATTTCTTGTTTGCTGTGCTGGTTTATAGCATCGTGTCTGGTGCCAATTTGAATTCTGTGATGTTTAAAAAAGGTCCATGAGGAACATTAGATAATACAACAAGTGTTTGTAGTGAGAACTAGACAATCACCAGTACCTTGCAGGATGTGCATCCTGACCAGCTCTGCTCTCTCTGGACGGCTGCGGATCTTGTGCTTGAGGAAATTCTCGGTCTAGAAGAGAAAGACGGACAGTCGGTAAATCATCTAAATTAAGTATTCATACAGACATTACAAAACGAAATTCAAGGACTTTTAAAGTACCTtttaaggactttttttttcattttcaatgacTTCACTCAAAGCAAATAATTAATTTCATGCATTCATTTTATACACAAAAATACGAGAGGTCCTTGAGCATACAGAcataaatgtgcacaaaaatatTAGGTTGATTTGTGtccaggttggctcagtgggtagagcaggcgcacatatactgagaggtttatgcctcgacacagaggtccagggttcgaattcgacctgtgacgatttcctgcctgtcttccccctctctcccctttctcacctagctgtcctgtcaaattaaaaggcggaaaaagccccaaaaatcatcttaaaaacacacacactatatatatatatatatatatatatatatatatatatatatatatatatatatatatatatacatacacatatatatatatatatacatatatacatacatacatacacacacacacatatacatatatatatatatatgttaggtTGATTGGTCAGTAGTATGCGGCACAACCAAATTCATAAATATCATCTGACAGACAATGCTGAGGTCTCAAAATCCCACGAGTGCTTCTCAAGTCATCGTGACAAACGGCAAGACATTGTCTGTCACAGTCACACTGTCACTACAGTGATTATTAGCTGTAGTTCTGTCAACGCTGTGTTACTTTGTTAGGACAAAATAGTAAGTGCTTGTAAAACGCGGAGATCTCGTTTTGTGATTCAATAGTACTACCTATACCCGCCAGCTCTATTAATAACATTCAGACGAAGCCCGAAGACAGAGTGCATAGACGGAAAAAATCTATCACATCAGCATTGTTCACCGGCTGCTTACAAGATTTCAGCTTTTCAATTTA encodes:
- the mrtfba gene encoding myocardin-related transcription factor B isoform X1 — translated: MELQASHGQLGAEGDCEMSSLLLASPQSEAVTYELEELSLQPLPPLNERKNDQDSQSQTMACLEVETHSDCTRFRAVLQLRLQQRRTREQLVEQGIMPPLKSPAAFHGQIRSLERARTENFLKHKIRSRPERAELVRMHILQETGAEPSLQATQMRLKRARLADNLNEMLAQRPGPMELVEKNILPVDSSVKQAIIVGQVNYPKVLDEDSSDALSPEQPASQESQNSVPSPVESKVPEMPSPAPAPPPPPPPIPTTMLQAFPVASQAATDFMKAMSTPAQPFTTAAHSKPGPTLVKQSQQKPPSEKSRSKKGKEPKSRVKKLKYHQYVPPDQKQEASEAPMDSSYARLLQQQQLFLQLQILSQQQQHYNYQTILPAPLKPVAEGQSSSAGSLPTSIVVSLPTAPPPPPVTPAPVRPNNSLSHRKPGVLPANLEEMKVAELKLELKLRGLPVSGTKTDLIEKLKPYQDNHCTSAPTTTTFSSMPMEVTTTTTTPAIVFPVQQVAPESINPTPPVSPIPTDRSTLQQDAPLPSFHVPEEKDRRLHEKEQQIVELMRKLEQEQRLVEELKMQLEVEKRGQGGCTADSASVSPKLTSVPAMNPVPTVLNSNVIKMEGAVLSNCSSTTAAIPNCILGSQTLSPLQTVVKLEDVTVSSVKPLQLQTQTHLINQIQPQAQPQITNSPQILSPSQRSPKLQTQPQSQPAAPSLQQFFISHPGGVSQVLGQPQTLLTTTGQAGRILLPVSLPKNAAIQLPSSTVSLQPVLQATVSNPGMVQASVPQLQTTKMETAPSQQLTNHNPLLQTLTMCNNTTGLENQTRPEMNPQCFLRSSPENRVSPRASPNHNISNGPVNKSPSPQPTFILQPTSLVTHKTREPPRYEDAIKQSRNLHINNVSQVPTATSQQMDDLFDILIQSGEITPFIQQDPHVSLTKTIPVTASISTLPVNTALSRPPPQIQVAPPPTLSPIMDHGLSSLSSLATDNQLEAFLENTLAETAPASDPRTQGLMEELQAQLMEQQPYSPMDTSDLSFCDSSSPSSLNMGLSDPGLDNMEWLDLTMPPGPAGALTPLGIPTDFLDTQDLQLHWD
- the mrtfba gene encoding myocardin-related transcription factor B isoform X2, with product MELQASHGQLGAEGDCEMSSLLLASPQSEAVTYELEELSLQPLPPLNERKNVLQLRLQQRRTREQLVEQGIMPPLKSPAAFHGQIRSLERARTENFLKHKIRSRPERAELVRMHILQETGAEPSLQATQMRLKRARLADNLNEMLAQRPGPMELVEKNILPVDSSVKQAIIVGQVNYPKVLDEDSSDALSPEQPASQESQNSVPSPVESKVPEMPSPAPAPPPPPPPIPTTMLQAFPVASQAATDFMKAMSTPAQPFTTAAHSKPGPTLVKQSQQKPPSEKSRSKKGKEPKSRVKKLKYHQYVPPDQKQEASEAPMDSSYARLLQQQQLFLQLQILSQQQQHYNYQTILPAPLKPVAEGQSSSAGSLPTSIVVSLPTAPPPPPVTPAPVRPNNSLSHRKPGVLPANLEEMKVAELKLELKLRGLPVSGTKTDLIEKLKPYQDNHCTSAPTTTTFSSMPMEVTTTTTTPAIVFPVQQVAPESINPTPPVSPIPTDRSTLQQDAPLPSFHVPEEKDRRLHEKEQQIVELMRKLEQEQRLVEELKMQLEVEKRGQGGCTADSASVSPKLTSVPAMNPVPTVLNSNVIKMEGAVLSNCSSTTAAIPNCILGSQTLSPLQTVVKLEDVTVSSVKPLQLQTQTHLINQIQPQAQPQITNSPQILSPSQRSPKLQTQPQSQPAAPSLQQFFISHPGGVSQVLGQPQTLLTTTGQAGRILLPVSLPKNAAIQLPSSTVSLQPVLQATVSNPGMVQASVPQLQTTKMETAPSQQLTNHNPLLQTLTMCNNTTGLENQTRPEMNPQCFLRSSPENRVSPRASPNHNISNGPVNKSPSPQPTFILQPTSLVTHKTREPPRYEDAIKQSRNLHINNVSQVPTATSQQMDDLFDILIQSGEITPFIQQDPHVSLTKTIPVTASISTLPVNTALSRPPPQIQVAPPPTLSPIMDHGLSSLSSLATDNQLEAFLENTLAETAPASDPRTQGLMEELQAQLMEQQPYSPMDTSDLSFCDSSSPSSLNMGLSDPGLDNMEWLDLTMPPGPAGALTPLGIPTDFLDTQDLQLHWD